From a region of the Pseudanabaena sp. ABRG5-3 genome:
- a CDS encoding cupin domain-containing protein has translation MTIIDPSQVPSRTGSNYPDCFKPVVAGREKKRLGDAAGIKNFGVNLTTLAPQSRSALRHWHTKQDEFIYVLSGELTLITDAGESILKSGQAAGFPAGQANGHCLYNHTDAIATYLEIGDRTPNDSGNYPDDDLVAIAIEQGWQFTHKDGTPYSS, from the coding sequence ATGACTATCATCGATCCTAGCCAAGTTCCTAGCCGCACAGGTTCTAATTATCCAGATTGTTTTAAGCCAGTAGTTGCGGGACGCGAAAAGAAACGCCTCGGAGATGCAGCAGGAATCAAAAACTTCGGAGTAAACTTAACCACCCTTGCACCGCAATCTCGTTCTGCACTCCGCCATTGGCATACCAAACAAGATGAATTTATCTATGTCCTTTCGGGAGAATTAACGCTGATTACCGATGCAGGCGAATCGATTTTAAAGTCAGGTCAAGCAGCAGGATTCCCTGCGGGTCAGGCGAATGGGCATTGTCTCTATAACCATACTGATGCAATCGCCACATATCTAGAAATCGGCGATCGCACTCCTAATGATTCAGGAAATTATCCCGATGACGATCTCGTTGCCATAGCGATCGAACAAGGCTGGCAATTTACCCATAAAGATGGAACCCCCTATTCTTCTTAG
- a CDS encoding sugar transferase, with translation MLLITVGTEQYQFNALMQWIEILIKYQLINEEVLVQYGSSTYLPDGAKAYRWISDQDFSNLIDKASLIISHCDESIAELLEDQDTPYVLVPRLQRFRENVDNHQMEVAEDFERRGVAIARSPGDLVKFIKLQQTSEVIPKIDETQVCEYLKDRYPSQKLMLITSLGGYFRYMYSMKSFWENFHDRAWVSIRSVTTEKQIEDSHRYWGHIPVKDNLPNMIRNLVLAFKVIPREKPELVISTGSGFALPYLLLAKWICHSKLAYIESKTRLQRLSLPAWLLMKLRVLDLLLVRSKAISDRHPQSVYIPVSGDSESRSYVHRDYKQASIVTFDEVAFIYSPERLEFSTAREFLSDFQTICNPDEFYTKIVIDMSHTTFMDGAGLGALTNCLRIAKANKTELVLWSVSEAVSSLISLSSLSNLFVIEPYTNTFRFSHSIQRNRVNNITPFSLLLFRLQTLLKKIPVLRIFYPILKFCFPSIDIDPGVPVHPSVRDPLKRLIDIIGALIGLGFTAILFIPIAIAIILESKGNVLFAQVRCGLLSKPFKIWKFRSMVQNAEQLKMKVTNQVSASTQSANSSGNEQVSNSANDKFFKNADDPRVTRIGKFLRRTSLDEFPQFWNVLVGDMSLVGTRPPTFNEINSYELEVEYQDERYTEWNRLDVRPGITGVWQVNGRSSVRSFAEVVNYDIEYRKNWSIWYDLKLIVKTVLVLFDKNNKAV, from the coding sequence ATGCTTTTAATCACAGTTGGCACAGAACAATATCAGTTTAATGCTTTAATGCAATGGATAGAAATACTGATAAAGTACCAACTAATTAATGAAGAAGTATTAGTTCAATATGGTTCTTCTACTTATTTGCCCGATGGGGCAAAAGCTTATCGATGGATATCCGATCAAGATTTTTCAAATTTGATTGACAAGGCTAGTTTAATCATTAGTCATTGTGATGAAAGTATTGCCGAATTGCTAGAAGATCAAGATACACCATATGTTCTAGTACCACGTTTACAGCGATTTCGCGAAAATGTCGATAACCATCAGATGGAAGTTGCTGAAGACTTTGAACGTCGTGGAGTTGCGATCGCCCGATCTCCAGGCGACTTAGTTAAATTTATTAAGTTACAGCAAACTTCAGAGGTTATTCCTAAAATCGATGAAACTCAGGTATGTGAATATCTAAAAGATAGATATCCATCCCAAAAATTAATGCTCATCACCTCATTAGGTGGTTATTTTCGCTATATGTATAGCATGAAATCATTTTGGGAGAATTTTCATGACCGCGCTTGGGTCTCTATCCGTAGTGTCACTACGGAGAAGCAAATAGAAGATAGTCATCGATATTGGGGACACATTCCTGTTAAAGATAATCTTCCAAATATGATTCGCAACTTAGTACTAGCGTTTAAAGTGATTCCCAGAGAGAAGCCAGAGCTAGTAATTTCCACGGGTTCAGGTTTCGCACTTCCTTATCTATTACTGGCTAAGTGGATCTGTCACAGTAAGCTAGCGTATATCGAATCTAAAACTCGTTTGCAAAGACTGAGTTTGCCTGCATGGCTACTCATGAAGCTCCGAGTGCTTGATCTACTTTTAGTCAGAAGTAAAGCGATCTCAGACCGTCACCCTCAATCAGTTTATATACCTGTTAGTGGTGATAGCGAAAGTAGATCCTATGTTCATAGGGATTACAAACAAGCATCTATTGTTACTTTTGATGAAGTTGCATTTATATACAGCCCCGAAAGATTGGAGTTTTCTACTGCTAGAGAATTCTTAAGTGACTTTCAAACCATTTGTAATCCTGATGAGTTTTATACAAAGATTGTTATTGATATGAGCCATACCACTTTTATGGATGGTGCTGGCTTAGGAGCATTAACTAACTGTCTAAGGATTGCGAAAGCTAATAAAACAGAATTAGTACTTTGGAGCGTTAGTGAAGCTGTGAGTTCTTTAATCTCTCTCTCTTCTCTTAGCAATTTGTTTGTAATTGAGCCATATACAAATACTTTTCGTTTTTCCCATTCAATCCAGAGAAATCGAGTTAATAATATTACTCCGTTTAGTTTGTTATTATTTCGCCTACAGACTTTGCTCAAAAAAATACCTGTCCTCAGAATTTTCTATCCAATCTTAAAATTTTGCTTCCCATCCATTGATATCGATCCTGGTGTCCCTGTACATCCTTCGGTACGAGATCCCTTAAAAAGGCTGATTGATATCATTGGAGCGCTAATTGGACTTGGGTTTACTGCTATTTTATTTATCCCGATCGCGATCGCGATCATCCTAGAAAGCAAAGGCAATGTTTTGTTTGCCCAAGTTCGTTGTGGATTACTGAGTAAACCTTTTAAGATTTGGAAATTCCGTTCGATGGTGCAAAATGCTGAACAATTAAAGATGAAAGTTACTAATCAAGTTAGTGCTAGTACTCAGTCAGCTAATTCTTCGGGTAATGAACAGGTTAGCAACAGTGCGAATGATAAGTTCTTTAAAAATGCCGACGATCCACGTGTAACAAGAATTGGCAAGTTTTTGCGAAGAACGAGTCTAGATGAATTTCCTCAATTTTGGAATGTTTTGGTTGGTGATATGAGCTTAGTTGGTACACGTCCACCTACTTTTAATGAGATTAACTCCTATGAATTAGAAGTGGAATATCAGGATGAGCGCTATACGGAATGGAATCGCTTAGATGTTAGACCAGGGATTACGGGTGTATGGCAAGTTAATGGACGCTCTAGTGTCAGAAGCTTTGCTGAAGTAGTTAATTATGATATTGAATATCGTAAAAATTGGAGTATTTGGTATGACCTCAAGCTAATTGTGAAAACTGTTTTGGTTCTATTTGACAAAAACAATAAAGCGGTATAG
- the trpD gene encoding anthranilate phosphoribosyltransferase translates to MEQNWSQLLKQLIDRQSLSSEQATYLMEGWLEGAIAPELSGAILIALQLKGVDASELAAMANVLQSQSEGKKSHDQFGHIVDRSKPLIDTCGTGGDGASTFNISTSVAFVVAAAGIPVAKHGNRAVSSRSGSADVLEAIGVHLASPIEKIYEALSAVGITFLFAPNWHPAMKSVGAIRRSLGVRTVFNLIGPLVNPLHPTAQVLGVYNKNLTHTVAEALRLLDRQQAVVLHSREGLDEAGLGDLTDISFLSNGQVTEEAINPQELGLTPAPLASLKGGNIQENADILRLVLQGKGDRAQADCVALNSGLALRIGGAANTWAEGVQLASQILQSGAAWDKAEALVRFLNV, encoded by the coding sequence ATGGAACAGAATTGGTCTCAACTGCTCAAGCAACTTATTGATAGACAATCCCTATCTAGTGAACAAGCCACATATCTAATGGAGGGTTGGCTAGAAGGAGCGATCGCCCCAGAGCTATCGGGAGCAATTTTGATAGCTTTGCAACTAAAAGGAGTGGATGCTTCCGAATTGGCGGCGATGGCGAATGTGCTGCAATCTCAAAGTGAAGGAAAAAAATCCCATGATCAGTTTGGTCATATTGTCGATCGCTCAAAGCCTTTGATCGATACCTGTGGTACTGGTGGTGATGGGGCTTCTACTTTTAATATTTCTACGTCGGTTGCTTTTGTGGTAGCAGCGGCAGGTATACCTGTGGCAAAGCATGGTAATCGTGCTGTTTCTAGCCGTTCGGGTTCCGCAGATGTTTTAGAAGCTATTGGGGTTCATCTTGCCTCACCGATCGAAAAAATCTATGAAGCTCTCTCGGCAGTAGGGATTACATTTCTATTTGCTCCAAATTGGCATCCAGCGATGAAGTCTGTGGGTGCAATTCGGAGGAGTTTGGGAGTACGTACTGTTTTCAATTTGATTGGACCTTTAGTGAATCCACTGCATCCCACTGCTCAAGTTTTGGGGGTTTACAATAAGAACTTAACGCATACTGTAGCTGAAGCTTTGCGATTACTCGATCGCCAACAGGCTGTGGTTTTACATAGTCGTGAAGGTCTGGATGAAGCAGGGTTAGGCGATCTTACGGATATTTCGTTTTTGAGTAATGGTCAGGTGACGGAGGAGGCGATTAACCCTCAAGAATTAGGATTGACTCCTGCGCCATTAGCTAGTCTCAAGGGTGGTAATATCCAAGAGAATGCGGATATTTTACGTTTAGTGTTGCAAGGAAAAGGCGATCGCGCTCAAGCGGATTGTGTGGCTCTCAATAGTGGTTTAGCTCTCCGCATTGGTGGTGCGGCTAATACTTGGGCAGAAGGTGTCCAACTCGCTTCACAAATCCTCCAAAGTGGTGCGGCATGGGATAAGGCTGAAGCGTTAGTCCGTTTCCTAAATGTATAG
- a CDS encoding DUF427 domain-containing protein, with product MPKAIWNGVVLAESDRCEVVEGNQYFPADSLNMEYFKPSNTHTTCGWKGVASYYSIEVNGETNKDAAWYYPEPKDAAKQIKGHIAFWRGVKVQA from the coding sequence ATGCCAAAAGCTATTTGGAATGGTGTTGTCCTTGCGGAGAGCGATCGCTGCGAAGTGGTGGAGGGAAATCAGTACTTTCCTGCGGATTCACTAAATATGGAATATTTTAAGCCCAGCAACACCCATACAACCTGTGGTTGGAAAGGCGTAGCGAGCTATTACAGCATCGAAGTTAATGGTGAAACTAATAAAGATGCTGCTTGGTATTATCCTGAACCCAAGGATGCGGCTAAACAGATTAAAGGGCATATAGCCTTTTGGCGAGGTGTAAAAGTTCAAGCTTAA
- a CDS encoding GspE/PulE family protein, translating to MSQIIGQLVGESVWKRLRHGNIASCEEALQFLIDIHGNVHLDWLDQDLNHRFFREFEDRSILPPVIPLLLWRNCFYIGSPNNINHEQIKLISDRTLTEIKILRISADSYRTWFRRQNIPNPNQIHSAQPINPLTGETEQVDIGEVTDLYLSQAVDQTRRINALISIALQHRASDIHLEPTPTGLRVRYRIDGILRDIKTLPLEISRKIIVALKVMSNMDIADSRRPQDGRIGKEYTSDENLNLNLDMRVSTLPCVCGEKAVIRLLPRDNPFSNHLESLGFSDRTLKIYDSWLRQPQGLIIMTGPTGSGKTSTLYTSLQAIAQEHVNVITVEDPVEYILPNITQTQVCEPAGMTFAAGLRAILRQDPDIVMVGEVRDPETAETVVRAALTGHLVLSTMHTNDAASAIPRLKDLGPDPGLISDALLGVVAQRLVRKNCPYCSVTHHPQNSELQALRLEREDLDPTQWRKGKGCKKCFFTGYIGREAVVELIDIDEAFRHMIYEGTITQMNRYLNEIDFNSFRKAAINKLNAGITTSEEVLRVLPRSALHRVNSPIARQAHIKAINV from the coding sequence ATGAGTCAGATAATAGGGCAATTAGTAGGGGAATCAGTTTGGAAAAGGTTGCGTCATGGAAACATTGCCTCCTGTGAAGAGGCTTTGCAATTTCTAATTGATATTCATGGCAATGTACATCTAGATTGGCTAGATCAAGATTTAAATCATCGATTTTTTCGCGAATTTGAAGATCGCAGCATTTTGCCGCCTGTAATACCTTTATTGTTATGGCGTAATTGTTTTTATATCGGTAGTCCCAACAATATCAATCACGAACAGATCAAGCTAATTAGCGATCGCACCTTAACGGAAATTAAAATCCTCAGGATTTCAGCCGATAGTTACCGCACATGGTTTCGTCGCCAAAATATTCCTAACCCTAATCAGATTCATTCGGCACAACCGATCAATCCCCTCACAGGTGAAACCGAGCAGGTCGATATTGGTGAAGTCACCGATCTATACCTATCCCAAGCAGTCGATCAGACTCGGCGCATTAATGCCCTGATTTCGATCGCCTTACAACATCGTGCCAGTGACATCCACCTAGAGCCAACCCCCACAGGTCTACGAGTACGCTATCGCATTGATGGCATTTTGCGCGATATCAAAACCTTGCCCCTTGAAATTAGTCGCAAAATTATTGTTGCCCTCAAGGTAATGTCCAATATGGATATTGCTGATAGTCGCCGCCCTCAAGATGGACGTATTGGCAAAGAATATACTAGCGATGAAAATCTGAATCTGAATTTGGATATGCGGGTGAGTACTTTGCCCTGTGTCTGTGGTGAAAAAGCAGTAATTCGCCTATTGCCTCGCGATAATCCTTTTTCTAATCATTTGGAATCTTTGGGCTTTAGCGATCGCACTCTGAAAATTTATGACAGTTGGTTACGGCAACCTCAAGGACTAATCATCATGACTGGTCCTACGGGATCGGGCAAAACCAGTACTCTGTATACCAGCTTGCAGGCGATCGCCCAAGAGCATGTCAATGTCATCACCGTGGAGGATCCCGTTGAATATATTTTGCCGAATATTACGCAAACACAGGTTTGTGAACCCGCAGGCATGACCTTTGCCGCAGGACTACGCGCCATTTTACGACAAGATCCCGATATTGTCATGGTGGGTGAAGTCCGCGATCCCGAAACGGCGGAAACTGTTGTTCGTGCGGCTCTGACAGGTCACTTAGTTCTCTCGACCATGCACACCAATGATGCTGCTAGCGCGATCCCCCGCCTTAAGGATTTAGGTCCTGATCCTGGATTAATTAGCGATGCTCTTTTGGGTGTGGTCGCTCAACGTCTTGTCCGTAAAAACTGTCCCTATTGCTCAGTTACCCATCATCCACAAAACTCGGAATTGCAAGCCCTAAGACTAGAACGCGAAGATCTTGATCCCACACAGTGGCGTAAAGGCAAGGGCTGTAAAAAATGTTTTTTTACAGGCTATATTGGGCGGGAAGCAGTTGTCGAACTCATTGATATTGATGAAGCCTTTCGTCACATGATTTATGAAGGCACAATTACCCAAATGAATCGTTATCTTAATGAAATTGATTTTAATTCTTTCCGCAAGGCAGCGATCAATAAACTCAATGCTGGAATTACCACCAGTGAAGAAGTTTTACGAGTATTACCGCGCAGTGCCTTGCATCGAGTTAATTCTCCTATTGCACGTCAAGCCCATATCAAAGCCATTAATGTATAG
- a CDS encoding carotenoid oxygenase family protein, which yields MTTTIDKQAKQASWAKAIAKPATEFPLTHLSIVSGKIPENLKGSLYRNGPARLERGGMQVGHWFDGDGAILAVHFTEGKARATYRYVQTEGYLEEEKANKLIYGNYGMAPTGSWWQRFGKSSKNVANTSVLALPDKLLALWEGGLPHALDLETLETYGLANLEGLDHKRAYSAHPKRDSQTGEIFNFGVSYGKDATLHLYRSDRNGKLIKKNQANLHGLPMIHDFVLAGDYLIFCVPPLRMNPFPILLNLQSYSDSLAWKPQEGTEILVFDRHNLELVSRNIAEPWFQWHFGNGYSDRDGNLVFDLIRYSDFSTNQFLKEVATGKITTPAKGTLWQMRLNPQTGEFLETSQVLDRGSEFPIVAPAQVGKNSRYTYLSVRHSEDQQTELFDAIARYDYQTNTVTEADLGTNRYPMEPLFAPDPTNPDKGYIITVVFDGDRECSEVWIFDSDHLDSDPVCRLALPSVVPMGFHGTWRS from the coding sequence ATGACTACAACTATTGACAAACAAGCAAAACAAGCATCTTGGGCTAAGGCGATCGCTAAACCCGCGACTGAGTTTCCCCTTACCCACCTCTCGATTGTCTCTGGTAAAATCCCTGAAAATCTGAAAGGTTCTCTCTATCGTAATGGACCTGCTCGTTTAGAACGTGGCGGAATGCAAGTAGGGCATTGGTTTGATGGCGATGGTGCAATTCTTGCCGTGCATTTTACAGAAGGAAAGGCGCGTGCAACCTATCGCTATGTGCAAACGGAAGGATATCTCGAAGAAGAGAAAGCCAACAAACTGATTTATGGCAACTATGGCATGGCTCCCACAGGCTCATGGTGGCAGCGTTTCGGCAAATCGTCCAAAAATGTCGCTAATACTTCTGTTCTCGCTTTACCTGACAAACTGCTTGCTCTCTGGGAAGGTGGTTTGCCCCATGCTCTTGATTTAGAAACCTTAGAAACCTATGGCTTAGCCAATCTGGAAGGATTAGATCACAAACGTGCTTACTCGGCGCACCCTAAGCGTGATTCCCAAACTGGCGAGATCTTTAACTTTGGTGTTTCCTACGGCAAGGACGCAACTTTACATCTTTATCGCAGCGATCGCAATGGCAAGCTCATCAAAAAGAATCAAGCCAATTTGCATGGTCTGCCAATGATTCATGATTTTGTCCTAGCAGGCGATTATCTAATTTTCTGTGTGCCACCGTTGCGGATGAATCCCTTTCCTATATTGCTGAATCTCCAAAGTTATAGTGATTCTCTCGCATGGAAGCCTCAAGAGGGTACAGAAATCTTAGTATTTGATCGCCATAATCTCGAACTAGTTAGCCGCAATATTGCTGAGCCTTGGTTTCAATGGCATTTTGGTAATGGCTATAGCGATCGCGATGGCAATCTAGTATTTGATCTCATCCGATATTCTGACTTCAGCACTAATCAATTTTTGAAGGAAGTTGCCACAGGTAAAATCACAACTCCAGCCAAAGGAACTCTCTGGCAAATGCGCCTCAATCCCCAAACGGGTGAATTTCTCGAAACTTCACAAGTACTAGATCGTGGTTCTGAGTTCCCCATTGTTGCCCCTGCCCAAGTTGGTAAAAATTCTCGCTATACCTATCTATCTGTCCGTCATTCTGAAGATCAACAAACAGAATTATTTGATGCGATCGCTCGTTACGATTACCAAACCAATACTGTAACTGAAGCGGATCTAGGTACAAATCGTTATCCAATGGAGCCATTATTTGCCCCTGATCCCACTAATCCTGATAAAGGTTATATCATTACCGTTGTCTTTGATGGCGATCGCGAATGTTCTGAAGTATGGATTTTTGATAGCGATCACCTAGATTCTGACCCTGTTTGCCGTCTAGCATTACCAAGCGTTGTACCAATGGGTTTTCATGGCACTTGGCGATCGTAA
- a CDS encoding PadR family transcriptional regulator, with translation MSLAYALLVSLIQEPKSGYDLAKQFDGSVGFFWQATHQQIYRELTKLEQQGWIAAEAIAQEGRPDKKVFSVTSLGLSHLKTWLLQSSDIASSKDEFLLKIYAGYLIPEEATIQKIKDHRQLHQQQLEIYQAIERNFFSSPQDCQREYRFAYLTLRRGINFEQGWIDWCNEALELLEAWHDVES, from the coding sequence ATGTCTCTTGCTTACGCTCTGTTAGTCTCACTAATCCAAGAACCCAAAAGTGGCTATGACCTCGCTAAACAATTTGATGGCTCGGTAGGATTTTTTTGGCAAGCTACCCACCAACAGATTTATCGAGAGTTAACAAAACTAGAGCAGCAAGGCTGGATTGCTGCCGAAGCGATCGCCCAAGAGGGAAGACCTGATAAAAAAGTTTTTTCGGTAACAAGCTTAGGCTTGTCCCACTTGAAAACATGGCTCCTCCAATCCAGCGATATTGCTTCGAGCAAAGATGAGTTTTTGCTTAAAATCTATGCAGGTTATTTAATTCCTGAAGAAGCAACTATTCAAAAAATCAAAGACCATCGCCAATTGCATCAACAACAGCTAGAGATATATCAGGCGATCGAGCGTAATTTTTTTAGCTCACCCCAAGACTGCCAGAGGGAATATCGTTTTGCCTATTTGACCTTGCGCCGAGGCATTAACTTTGAGCAAGGCTGGATTGATTGGTGTAATGAAGCGTTAGAACTTTTAGAAGCTTGGCATGATGTTGAATCTTAA
- a CDS encoding DNA polymerase III subunit gamma/tau has protein sequence MGYEPLHHKYRPQIFADLVGQEAIAHTLTNALNTKRIAPAYLFTGARGTGKTSSARIMAKSLNCLSSDSPTPHPCGKCELCHSIANGNALDITEIDAASNTGVDNIRELIERAQFAPVKARFKVYIIDECHMLSTAAFNALLKTLEEPPDRVTFILATTDPQRVLPTIISRCQRFDFRRIPLDSMVKHLGKIAANENINIHIEALTLVAQIAQGGLRDAESLLDQLSLLDGEITVEAVWDLVGSVPEQDLLSLIEAIATDHSTQLIDYVRRIMDRGREPLIVLQNLANVYRDLLIAKTASDRSDLVAMTSSGWQRLVQLAQTLPVPNILLGQQHLRSAELQIRNSTQPRLWLEVTLMGLLPSAQGAIAQSQPQAFTPSRNIPATPQPNTQPPKHNPIPQVSAPPKQDLPIVQEQISHQPISQPIAEPTPKVLTNSVSTPIVETPIASGHDDDFESFASVGYDLDQLWQGILPMLPSPTRAIFVQMEARFLEIDTNSVKIGLGGKRDETTKNIAVQKRPELESACSKLLQRPIKVMFKFIAPSSQPEQTQVQIHAPLPHSPAIATPPIQNSPPTTPAPSPVIPTSPPITVPSVNTPPVPSVNTSVNAPVNQPAIPTQPKGYVGLSEEERIVRNMADFFNGQIIDLDEEPADQANASHQVN, from the coding sequence ATGGGCTATGAGCCTCTACATCACAAATATCGACCGCAGATTTTCGCTGACCTTGTTGGTCAAGAAGCGATCGCGCATACCCTTACCAATGCCTTAAACACTAAGCGCATCGCACCCGCATACCTATTTACAGGCGCAAGGGGTACAGGCAAAACATCGAGTGCGCGGATCATGGCAAAGTCGCTCAATTGCCTAAGCTCTGACAGTCCTACCCCTCATCCCTGCGGCAAGTGTGAGCTATGCCATAGCATCGCCAATGGAAATGCCTTAGATATTACCGAAATTGATGCAGCAAGTAATACAGGTGTCGATAATATTCGCGAATTAATCGAACGTGCCCAGTTTGCGCCAGTTAAGGCTCGGTTTAAGGTTTATATCATTGACGAATGTCATATGTTAAGCACCGCAGCGTTTAACGCACTGCTCAAAACCCTAGAAGAACCGCCCGATCGCGTTACATTTATACTTGCTACAACTGACCCACAGCGCGTATTACCAACAATTATTTCGCGTTGTCAGCGCTTTGACTTTCGGCGGATTCCTCTTGATTCGATGGTCAAGCATTTAGGGAAGATCGCCGCCAATGAGAATATTAATATTCATATTGAAGCCCTCACGCTCGTTGCCCAAATTGCACAGGGAGGACTACGGGATGCCGAATCTCTACTTGACCAGTTGAGTTTATTAGATGGAGAGATTACGGTTGAGGCAGTTTGGGATTTAGTGGGGTCGGTTCCAGAACAGGATTTGCTGTCATTAATTGAAGCGATCGCTACGGATCATTCCACACAATTAATTGACTATGTGCGGCGGATTATGGATCGAGGTCGCGAACCATTGATTGTGTTACAGAATTTGGCAAATGTATATCGGGATTTGTTGATCGCGAAAACAGCAAGCGATCGCAGTGATTTAGTTGCCATGACTAGCTCAGGTTGGCAAAGACTAGTGCAGCTAGCTCAAACTTTGCCAGTTCCCAATATTTTGCTTGGGCAACAACATTTGCGATCGGCTGAACTCCAAATTCGTAATTCCACCCAGCCGCGTCTGTGGTTGGAAGTTACCCTGATGGGTTTGCTGCCTTCTGCCCAAGGAGCGATCGCCCAATCGCAACCTCAAGCATTTACCCCATCGCGGAATATTCCTGCAACACCTCAACCGAATACTCAACCTCCGAAACATAATCCTATTCCACAGGTATCAGCACCTCCCAAACAAGATTTACCGATTGTCCAAGAGCAGATTTCCCATCAACCTATTTCTCAACCAATTGCCGAACCTACCCCTAAAGTATTAACTAACTCTGTCTCTACACCAATAGTTGAAACTCCTATTGCTTCTGGGCATGATGATGATTTTGAGAGTTTTGCCTCGGTGGGATATGACCTCGATCAGCTATGGCAAGGTATTTTACCAATGTTGCCATCACCAACTAGAGCAATTTTTGTCCAGATGGAAGCTCGTTTTTTAGAAATTGATACTAATAGTGTCAAAATCGGCTTAGGTGGCAAGCGGGATGAAACCACTAAAAATATTGCTGTTCAAAAGCGTCCTGAACTAGAAAGTGCCTGTTCTAAGTTGCTGCAACGTCCGATTAAGGTAATGTTTAAGTTTATTGCACCTTCTTCTCAACCAGAGCAAACACAGGTACAGATTCATGCTCCTTTACCCCATTCGCCAGCGATCGCCACACCTCCTATCCAAAATTCACCACCAACTACACCAGCACCCAGTCCAGTCATTCCAACTTCTCCACCGATCACAGTTCCATCTGTAAATACACCACCAGTTCCATCTGTCAATACATCTGTAAATGCACCTGTAAATCAACCAGCAATTCCTACACAGCCTAAAGGATATGTTGGTTTATCGGAAGAAGAGAGAATCGTGAGAAATATGGCAGACTTCTTTAATGGGCAAATTATCGATCTTGATGAAGAACCAGCCGATCAAGCTAATGCAAGCCATCAAGTTAATTAA
- a CDS encoding SDR family oxidoreductase: MNASQDGLHVIFGTGALGMAIAKQLLAQGKQVRMVNRSNRVKLPQDVELMVGNAADPRFSETVCQGASVIYHCAGTKYNFKIWQQEFPPLQQGILAGAIASGAKLIYGDSLYGYGKVNAPMREDMPYAAQTNKGKMRAALAEMVMEAHRAGKAQVAIARASDFYGEGVLGSVFGDRVFIPAIQGKTAEAIGNLDLPHSYTYIGDFAKAMIILGEREEAIGQVWHVPNAPTITTRAMLHILFEELGLPAKMNGMGKMMLRIGGVFIPEAAETIEMFYQFENPFIVDSSKFVKAFGDIATPHREAIRNTIAWYQQYLQTQAELEQVKSEVRKSVQKVAAT; the protein is encoded by the coding sequence ATGAACGCTTCTCAGGACGGACTTCACGTTATTTTTGGTACAGGTGCGTTGGGCATGGCGATCGCCAAACAACTGCTTGCCCAAGGTAAACAGGTACGGATGGTCAATCGTAGTAATCGCGTCAAGTTGCCTCAAGACGTGGAATTGATGGTGGGCAATGCCGCCGATCCGCGTTTCTCTGAAACCGTTTGCCAAGGTGCATCGGTGATCTATCACTGTGCAGGCACAAAGTACAACTTCAAAATTTGGCAGCAGGAATTTCCTCCTTTGCAACAGGGAATTCTCGCAGGGGCGATCGCTAGCGGTGCAAAGTTAATCTATGGCGATAGTCTTTATGGCTATGGCAAAGTCAATGCACCTATGCGCGAAGATATGCCCTATGCCGCTCAAACCAACAAAGGCAAAATGCGGGCAGCCCTTGCTGAAATGGTCATGGAGGCACATCGCGCAGGCAAAGCACAGGTAGCGATTGCCAGAGCTTCTGATTTCTATGGTGAAGGCGTTCTTGGTTCCGTATTTGGCGATCGCGTATTTATCCCTGCAATTCAAGGCAAGACTGCGGAAGCGATCGGTAACTTAGATTTGCCCCACAGCTATACCTACATCGGTGACTTTGCCAAGGCGATGATTATTTTGGGTGAGAGGGAAGAAGCGATCGGGCAAGTCTGGCACGTTCCCAATGCGCCCACGATCACCACAAGAGCAATGCTGCATATTCTCTTTGAGGAATTAGGATTACCCGCCAAGATGAACGGTATGGGCAAAATGATGCTGCGAATTGGTGGAGTCTTCATTCCTGAAGCCGCCGAAACCATCGAAATGTTCTATCAATTTGAGAATCCATTTATCGTGGATAGCTCTAAATTTGTCAAAGCCTTTGGCGATATTGCTACTCCCCATCGCGAAGCCATTCGCAATACAATTGCATGGTATCAGCAATATTTACAAACACAAGCAGAACTAGAGCAAGTAAAAAGCGAAGTTCGCAAGTCTGTCCAGAAAGTTGCTGCAACCTAG
- a CDS encoding PCP reductase family protein: MSEKITWTAEAEAKLKDIPFFVRPFAFKKIEKYAQDNNFQQITLEVYEQAKKQFNKKYNEMK, encoded by the coding sequence ATGAGTGAAAAGATTACATGGACTGCTGAAGCCGAAGCAAAGCTGAAGGATATCCCATTTTTTGTGAGACCTTTTGCTTTTAAAAAGATTGAAAAATATGCTCAAGATAACAACTTTCAGCAGATTACACTTGAGGTGTATGAACAGGCAAAGAAACAGTTCAACAAAAAATATAACGAGATGAAGTAA